One region of Pseudomonas sp. B21-040 genomic DNA includes:
- a CDS encoding penicillin-binding protein 1A translates to MRLLKFFGWSIVAVFCGLLLGLSGAYLYLSPGLPSVEALRSIQLQIPLRVYSSDNKLIAEFGEMRRTPIRFADIPPNFINALLSAEDDNFANHYGVDPSSLMRAATQLVKSGHIQSGGSTITMQVAKNFFLTSERSFSRKTTEILLALQIERQLTKDEILELYVNKIYLGNRAYGIEAAAQVYYGKSIRDVSLAQMAMIAGLPKAPSRFNPLANPARSKERRDWILGRMYKLGKITEADYTTAINEPLNASYHVPTPEVNAPYIAEMARAEMVGRYGADAYTEGFRVTTTVPSNLQEMANTAVHEGLMTYDQRHGYRGPESRLPGKTREAWAAELTKQRTISGLEPAIVTQVDKNGLQVMTRTGDGHISWDSMKWARPFLNTNSMGANPKQPSDVAQVGDLIRVQRQPDNSLKFSQIPQAQGALVSLDPQNGAIRSLVGGFAFEQSNYNRALQAKRQPGSSFKPFVYSAALDSGYTASSLVNDAPIVFVDEYLDKVWRPKNDTNTFLGPIRLREALYKSRNLVSIRLLQAMGVGKTIDYITRFGFNKQDLPPNLSLALGTATLTPMEIATGWSTFANGGYKITPYIIDKIESRNGDTLFVANPASVPKGDTATDGIAAPAAQTFTVNATPGEVPAAPGTAPQAPAVAERIVDGRTTFILNSMLEDVIKLGTGRRALALGRSDIAGKTGTTNESKDAWFSGYNADYVTTVWTGFDQPESLGRKEFGGTVALPIWMNYMAAALKDKPPHTQPEPEGILSLRVDPISGRAATPGTPGAYFELFKAEDTPPSMNELGNGNAPGSPLPADEAAPIDLF, encoded by the coding sequence ATTCGTCTGCTGAAATTTTTCGGTTGGTCCATCGTCGCCGTTTTCTGCGGACTGCTTCTGGGTCTGAGTGGCGCGTATCTTTACCTTAGTCCCGGATTACCGTCCGTGGAGGCTCTCAGAAGCATCCAGTTGCAGATTCCATTGCGGGTCTACAGCAGCGACAACAAGTTGATCGCAGAATTTGGCGAAATGCGCCGCACACCGATCCGTTTCGCCGACATTCCCCCCAATTTCATTAATGCGTTACTAAGTGCTGAAGACGACAACTTCGCCAACCACTACGGCGTCGACCCCAGCAGCCTGATGCGTGCCGCCACCCAATTGGTCAAAAGCGGGCACATTCAGTCCGGCGGCAGCACCATCACCATGCAGGTGGCGAAGAACTTCTTCCTGACCAGCGAACGCAGCTTCTCGCGCAAAACCACCGAAATTCTCCTGGCCTTGCAAATCGAACGGCAGCTGACCAAGGACGAAATCCTTGAGCTGTACGTCAACAAGATCTACCTGGGCAACCGCGCCTACGGTATCGAGGCGGCGGCGCAGGTTTATTACGGAAAATCGATTCGCGATGTCAGCCTTGCCCAGATGGCAATGATCGCCGGCCTGCCGAAAGCACCGTCGCGCTTCAATCCGCTGGCCAATCCGGCCCGCAGCAAAGAACGCCGCGACTGGATCCTGGGGCGTATGTACAAACTCGGAAAAATCACCGAAGCGGACTACACCACGGCGATCAACGAGCCGCTGAATGCCAGCTATCATGTGCCAACGCCGGAAGTGAACGCGCCGTACATCGCCGAAATGGCCCGGGCCGAAATGGTCGGTCGCTATGGCGCCGACGCTTACACCGAAGGTTTTCGCGTTACCACGACCGTGCCGAGCAACCTGCAGGAAATGGCTAACACAGCGGTCCACGAAGGCTTGATGACGTATGACCAGCGCCACGGTTATCGCGGCCCTGAGTCACGCCTGCCGGGCAAGACGCGCGAAGCCTGGGCCGCCGAGCTGACCAAACAACGCACCATCAGCGGCCTTGAGCCCGCCATCGTCACTCAGGTCGATAAAAACGGCCTGCAGGTGATGACCCGCACCGGTGACGGGCACATCAGTTGGGACAGCATGAAATGGGCGCGCCCATTCCTGAACACCAACAGCATGGGCGCCAACCCGAAACAGCCTTCGGACGTGGCTCAGGTAGGTGACTTGATTCGCGTGCAGCGTCAACCGGACAACTCGCTGAAATTCAGCCAAATCCCGCAAGCACAAGGCGCGCTGGTTTCACTGGACCCGCAGAATGGCGCCATTCGCTCGCTGGTCGGCGGTTTCGCCTTCGAACAGAGCAACTACAACCGCGCCTTGCAGGCCAAGCGTCAGCCGGGGTCGAGCTTCAAGCCCTTCGTCTACAGTGCCGCGCTGGATAGCGGCTACACCGCGTCCAGCCTGGTGAACGACGCACCGATCGTGTTTGTCGACGAATACCTGGACAAGGTCTGGCGTCCGAAGAACGACACCAACACCTTCCTCGGCCCGATCCGACTGCGCGAGGCGCTCTACAAGTCGCGCAACCTGGTGTCGATCCGCCTGTTGCAAGCGATGGGCGTTGGCAAGACCATCGACTACATCACCCGCTTTGGCTTCAACAAGCAGGACCTGCCGCCCAACTTGTCGCTGGCACTGGGCACCGCGACCCTGACGCCAATGGAGATCGCCACCGGCTGGAGCACGTTCGCCAACGGCGGCTACAAGATCACCCCGTACATCATCGACAAGATCGAAAGCCGCAACGGTGACACGCTGTTCGTCGCCAACCCGGCGAGCGTTCCAAAAGGCGATACGGCCACCGACGGTATTGCCGCACCTGCCGCGCAAACCTTCACGGTCAACGCCACCCCGGGTGAGGTTCCAGCCGCGCCAGGCACTGCGCCGCAAGCGCCAGCCGTAGCCGAACGCATCGTCGATGGCCGCACGACTTTCATCCTCAACAGCATGCTGGAGGACGTGATCAAACTCGGGACCGGCCGTCGCGCGCTGGCCCTGGGCCGTAGCGATATTGCGGGCAAGACCGGCACGACCAACGAATCCAAGGACGCGTGGTTCTCCGGCTATAACGCGGACTACGTGACCACGGTCTGGACCGGTTTCGACCAGCCTGAAAGCCTGGGCCGCAAGGAATTCGGGGGCACTGTCGCGCTGCCGATCTGGATGAACTACATGGCCGCCGCCCTCAAAGACAAGCCGCCGCATACGCAGCCAGAGCCCGAAGGCATCCTGAGCCTGCGGGTTGACCCGATCAGCGGTCGTGCGGCGACGCCAGGCACGCCAGGCGCTTACTTCGAACTGTTCAAGGCCGAGGACACACCTCCGTCGATGAATGAACTGGGTAACGGCAATGCGCCGGGCAGCCCACTGCCAGCGGACGAAGCGGCGCCGATCGATTTGTTCTGA
- a CDS encoding pilus assembly protein PilM yields MLGLFNKKANSLLGIDISSTSVKLLELSRQGDRYRVEAYAVEPLPANAVVEKNIAELEGVGLALSRVLLKARTSLKSVAVAVAGSAVITKTIEMDGGLSDDELENQLKIEADQYIPYPLDEVAIDFEVQGVSARNPERVSVLLAACRKENVEVREAALALAGLTARVVDVEAYALERSFSLLSTQLPAPREHLTVAVVDIGATMTTLSVLYDGKIIYTREQLFGGRQLTEEIQRRYGLTVEQAGLAKKQGGLPDDYVSEVLQPFREALVQQVSRSLQFFFASGQYNAVDHILLAGGTASVPGLDRLIEQRLGTSTQVANPFLNMTLSSKVNAGALLSDAPALMIACGLALRSFD; encoded by the coding sequence GTGCTAGGACTCTTCAATAAAAAAGCCAACTCGTTGTTGGGGATCGACATCAGCTCGACATCGGTAAAGCTTCTGGAACTCAGCCGCCAGGGCGATCGCTATCGGGTCGAGGCCTACGCGGTAGAGCCGTTGCCTGCCAATGCCGTGGTCGAGAAAAATATCGCCGAACTCGAAGGCGTCGGGTTGGCGCTCTCGCGAGTGCTGCTCAAGGCCCGGACCAGCCTCAAGAGCGTGGCGGTGGCCGTGGCCGGTTCGGCGGTGATCACTAAGACCATCGAGATGGACGGCGGACTTTCCGACGACGAGTTGGAAAACCAGCTGAAGATCGAGGCCGATCAGTACATCCCCTATCCGCTGGATGAAGTCGCCATCGACTTCGAAGTCCAGGGCGTCTCTGCGCGTAACCCCGAGCGCGTCAGTGTATTGCTGGCGGCCTGCCGCAAGGAAAACGTCGAGGTCCGTGAAGCGGCGCTGGCCCTGGCCGGCCTGACTGCGCGCGTAGTCGATGTCGAGGCCTACGCACTGGAGCGTTCTTTCAGTTTGCTGTCGACGCAACTGCCCGCCCCTCGGGAGCACCTGACGGTCGCGGTGGTGGACATCGGCGCGACCATGACCACCCTCAGCGTGTTGTACGACGGGAAGATCATCTATACCCGCGAGCAATTGTTCGGCGGTCGGCAACTGACTGAGGAAATTCAGCGACGTTATGGTCTGACGGTCGAGCAGGCAGGGCTGGCGAAGAAGCAGGGCGGTTTGCCGGACGACTACGTCAGCGAAGTCTTGCAACCGTTTCGCGAGGCGCTGGTGCAACAGGTTTCACGCTCGTTGCAGTTCTTTTTTGCCTCCGGTCAGTACAACGCGGTCGACCACATTCTACTGGCCGGTGGCACGGCGTCGGTGCCGGGGCTTGACCGGTTGATCGAGCAGCGCCTGGGCACTTCCACTCAGGTGGCCAACCCGTTTTTGAACATGACCTTGAGCAGCAAAGTTAACGCCGGTGCCCTGCTCAGTGATGCGCCAGCCCTGATGATTGCGTGCGGGCTCGCCCTCAGGAGTTTCGACTGA
- a CDS encoding PilN domain-containing protein, producing the protein MARINLLPWREEQREERRKRFLLALVGVLVCSVGGVLVADQVISGAIDRQAARNGYIAKQIAVVDERIAQISDLKARRQQLVERMRIIQDLQGNRPISGRIFDQLARALPDGVYFTEVKMVGKTLSITGAAESNNRVSDLMRNLDASDWFDAPSLTEVKATTAGQLDQANVFQLTVRQTQPAAVEGDQ; encoded by the coding sequence ATGGCGCGGATCAATCTTTTACCCTGGCGCGAAGAACAGCGAGAAGAGCGTCGCAAACGCTTTTTGCTGGCGTTGGTCGGTGTGCTGGTTTGCTCCGTAGGGGGGGTACTGGTCGCGGACCAGGTCATTAGCGGCGCCATCGATCGGCAAGCTGCCCGTAATGGGTATATCGCCAAACAGATTGCAGTAGTCGACGAGCGGATCGCCCAGATCAGTGACCTCAAAGCCCGCCGTCAGCAACTGGTCGAACGCATGCGAATCATTCAGGACCTGCAGGGCAACCGACCGATCAGTGGCCGGATCTTCGATCAATTGGCTCGCGCGCTGCCGGACGGCGTGTATTTCACCGAAGTGAAAATGGTCGGCAAAACCTTGTCCATCACCGGCGCTGCCGAGTCAAACAATCGCGTGTCGGATCTGATGCGCAATCTGGATGCGTCCGACTGGTTCGATGCCCCAAGCCTCACCGAGGTCAAAGCGACAACCGCCGGTCAGCTGGATCAGGCCAACGTTTTTCAACTGACCGTTCGTCAGACGCAGCCCGCAGCCGTGGAGGGCGATCAATGA
- the pilO gene encoding type 4a pilus biogenesis protein PilO, which translates to MSPSQWFAGLRNVDLNDLDTSNMGSWPPAIKVLVGVLLMLLVLALGYTFYLSDLQDQLHLKREEELTLKEQFATKARMAANLELYTQQMKEMETSFGVLLRQLPSDTEVPGLLEDITRTGLGSGLEFEEIKLLPEVTQPFYIELPIQITVTGAYHDLATFVSGVAGLPRIVTLHDFDLAPANPEGGAKLRMSILAKTYRYNDNGAQK; encoded by the coding sequence ATGAGTCCGTCCCAATGGTTTGCAGGCCTGCGCAATGTTGATCTCAACGATCTGGACACCAGCAACATGGGGTCCTGGCCTCCGGCGATCAAGGTGTTGGTGGGTGTTCTGTTGATGCTGCTGGTGTTGGCACTCGGGTACACCTTTTACCTCAGTGACCTGCAAGACCAGCTCCATCTCAAGCGCGAGGAAGAACTGACCCTCAAGGAGCAGTTCGCCACCAAAGCCCGCATGGCCGCGAATCTGGAACTGTACACCCAGCAAATGAAGGAAATGGAGACCTCCTTCGGGGTGCTGCTGCGGCAATTGCCCAGCGATACCGAGGTCCCGGGTCTGCTGGAGGACATCACCCGCACCGGGCTCGGCAGTGGTCTGGAGTTCGAAGAGATCAAACTGTTGCCGGAAGTCACCCAGCCGTTCTACATCGAGCTGCCGATCCAGATCACGGTGACCGGCGCCTATCACGACCTGGCGACCTTCGTCAGTGGCGTGGCCGGGCTGCCCCGGATCGTTACGCTGCATGATTTCGACCTTGCTCCGGCCAATCCCGAAGGCGGTGCGAAGTTGCGCATGAGCATCCTGGCCAAGACCTATCGCTATAACGACAACGGGGCACAGAAATGA
- a CDS encoding pilus assembly protein PilP → MSPVRCLSMVVLFASLTACDNSNDVGDLDAYLNEVRLRAPGKIEPTPTFRSYPTFTYSAANLRSPFSRQIRVDLAGQKRGSRNVTPDLNRVKQYLEGFNIEQFEMVGTISNATGSFALLRGAGGVHRLKVGDYLGRNDGRIVAISGSQVDVIEIVPDGEGAWLERPRTLPLKEHS, encoded by the coding sequence ATGAGCCCGGTTCGTTGTTTGTCGATGGTTGTTTTGTTTGCCAGCCTGACCGCATGTGACAACAGCAACGATGTCGGCGACCTGGATGCCTACCTGAACGAAGTGCGTCTGCGGGCTCCGGGCAAGATTGAACCAACGCCGACGTTTCGGTCTTATCCAACGTTCACCTACAGCGCTGCCAACCTGCGCAGTCCGTTTTCCCGGCAGATCAGAGTGGACCTGGCTGGCCAGAAGCGCGGCTCGCGGAACGTCACGCCCGACCTCAATCGGGTCAAGCAGTACCTCGAAGGCTTCAACATCGAGCAGTTTGAAATGGTCGGCACGATTTCCAATGCCACCGGCTCCTTTGCGCTGTTGCGCGGGGCGGGCGGTGTGCATCGGCTGAAAGTCGGCGATTACCTGGGGCGTAACGATGGACGGATCGTCGCCATCAGCGGCTCCCAAGTCGATGTGATCGAAATCGTTCCCGATGGCGAGGGTGCCTGGCTGGAACGACCTCGGACCCTCCCTTTGAAAGAGCACTCATAG
- the pilQ gene encoding type IV pilus secretin PilQ family protein: MNRIFSTLGISLWIALLPPMVLATNLKALDVAALPGDRVELKLSFDGPPPAPHGYTTEQPARIALDLPGVVSQLASKSRDLGGGNARSATVVEAQDRTRLIINLTQLMPYSAKVEGNNLLVVVGQGANSKALKPAASAPRVAMTTPAPAKTYAPASKAIRGVDFQRGTQGEGNVVIDLSDPSIAPDIRELDGKIILGFARTQLPEQLRVRLDVKDFGTPVQFVNASATGDRATISIEPGGTFDYSTYQTDNKLTVSIRAMSVEDLQKRNAERMAYIGEKLSLNFQDIDVRSVLQLIADFTNLNLVASDTVQGGITLRLQNVPWDQALDLVLKTKGLDKRKIGNVLLVAPADEIAARERQELESQKQIAELAPLRRELLQVNYAKAADIAKLFQSVTSADAKADERGSITVDERTNNIIAYQPQDRLDELRRIVTQLDIPVRQVMIEARIVEANVDYDKSLGARWGGSVRNQGNWNTSGVSNGSSTTPSTNSPFVDLGAAGNTSGIGIAFITDNVLLDLELTAMEKTGNGEIVSQPKVVTSDKETAKILKGTEIPYQEASSSGATSVSFKEASLSLEVTPQITPDNRIIMEVKVTKDEPDYLNKVQDVPPIKKNEVNAKVLVNDGETIVIGGVFSNTQSKVVDKVPFLGDVPYLGRLFRRDVVSEKKSELLVFLTPRIMNNQAIAVSH; the protein is encoded by the coding sequence ATGAACAGGATTTTCTCAACCCTCGGTATTTCGCTATGGATAGCGTTGTTGCCGCCGATGGTGCTTGCGACCAACCTCAAAGCGCTGGATGTCGCCGCGCTACCGGGTGATCGCGTCGAGTTGAAGTTGTCTTTCGACGGGCCGCCACCAGCGCCCCACGGGTATACGACCGAACAACCGGCGCGGATTGCCCTGGACCTGCCCGGCGTGGTCAGTCAGCTGGCGAGCAAGAGTCGTGACCTGGGCGGCGGCAATGCCCGCAGTGCAACGGTGGTGGAGGCCCAGGACCGGACGCGGCTCATCATTAACCTGACGCAGTTGATGCCGTATAGCGCGAAGGTCGAAGGCAACAATCTGTTGGTGGTGGTCGGGCAGGGGGCCAATAGCAAGGCATTGAAACCGGCGGCGAGCGCCCCTCGCGTTGCGATGACAACGCCAGCACCGGCAAAAACCTACGCCCCGGCGAGCAAGGCTATTCGCGGCGTCGACTTCCAGCGCGGCACTCAGGGCGAAGGAAATGTGGTTATCGATCTGTCCGATCCGTCCATCGCACCAGACATCCGGGAACTCGACGGCAAAATTATCCTGGGTTTTGCCAGGACCCAATTGCCCGAGCAATTGCGCGTGCGGTTGGACGTCAAGGATTTCGGCACCCCGGTGCAGTTCGTCAACGCCAGCGCCACCGGCGACCGGGCCACAATCAGCATCGAGCCCGGCGGTACCTTCGACTACTCAACTTATCAGACGGACAACAAGCTGACTGTCAGCATCCGGGCGATGAGCGTCGAGGATCTGCAAAAACGCAACGCCGAGCGCATGGCCTATATCGGTGAAAAACTTTCGCTGAACTTCCAGGACATCGATGTGCGCTCGGTGCTGCAACTGATCGCCGACTTCACCAACCTCAATCTCGTGGCCAGCGATACCGTGCAGGGCGGTATCACCTTGCGGTTGCAGAATGTGCCGTGGGACCAGGCGCTGGATCTGGTGCTGAAAACCAAGGGGCTGGACAAACGCAAGATCGGCAATGTCCTGTTGGTGGCGCCTGCCGATGAAATCGCCGCCCGAGAGCGTCAGGAACTGGAATCGCAGAAGCAGATCGCCGAACTGGCGCCGTTGCGTCGGGAGCTATTGCAGGTCAATTACGCCAAGGCTGCTGATATCGCCAAGCTGTTTCAATCGGTGACCAGCGCCGACGCGAAAGCCGACGAGCGGGGCTCGATCACGGTGGATGAGCGGACCAACAACATCATTGCCTACCAGCCTCAGGATCGCCTCGATGAACTTCGGCGCATTGTTACGCAGCTGGATATCCCGGTGCGCCAGGTCATGATCGAAGCGCGAATCGTCGAAGCCAACGTCGATTACGACAAAAGCCTCGGCGCGCGCTGGGGTGGTTCGGTGCGCAATCAGGGTAACTGGAACACGTCCGGGGTCTCCAATGGTTCGTCGACTACCCCCAGCACCAACTCACCGTTTGTCGACCTGGGCGCGGCTGGCAATACGTCGGGCATCGGCATCGCATTCATCACCGACAATGTGTTGCTGGATCTGGAGCTGACGGCGATGGAGAAAACCGGCAACGGCGAAATTGTCTCGCAGCCCAAGGTTGTTACCTCCGACAAGGAAACCGCCAAAATCCTCAAGGGCACGGAGATTCCCTATCAGGAGGCCAGTTCCAGTGGCGCGACCTCGGTGTCATTCAAGGAGGCCTCGCTGTCTCTGGAAGTGACACCGCAGATCACGCCGGACAACCGGATCATCATGGAGGTCAAGGTCACCAAGGACGAACCGGACTACCTGAACAAAGTGCAGGATGTACCGCCGATCAAGAAAAACGAGGTCAATGCCAAGGTCCTGGTCAACGACGGCGAGACCATCGTTATTGGCGGCGTTTTCTCAAATACTCAAAGCAAGGTAGTAGATAAGGTGCCATTTCTTGGTGATGTGCCGTATCTTGGCCGCCTTTTCCGGCGTGACGTGGTTTCGGAGAAAAAATCCGAGCTGCTGGTATTTCTCACTCCGCGTATCATGAACAATCAGGCGATTGCTGTGAGTCATTGA
- the aroK gene encoding shikimate kinase AroK, with translation MRNLILVGPMGAGKSTIGRLLAKELRLPFKDSDKEIELRTGANIPWIFDKEGEPGFRDREQAMIAELCGCDGVVLATGGGAVMREANRRALHAGGRVVYLHASVEQQVGRTARDRNRPLLRTADPAKTLRDLLAIRDPLYREIADLVIETDERPPRMVVLDILERLQQLPPR, from the coding sequence GTGCGAAATTTGATTCTTGTTGGACCGATGGGCGCTGGTAAAAGCACCATCGGCCGGTTGCTGGCCAAAGAGCTGCGCCTGCCGTTCAAAGATTCCGATAAGGAAATTGAATTGCGCACGGGCGCCAATATCCCGTGGATTTTCGATAAAGAAGGCGAGCCGGGCTTTCGTGACCGCGAGCAGGCGATGATTGCCGAGCTGTGCGGCTGCGACGGCGTGGTGTTGGCGACCGGTGGCGGCGCGGTGATGCGCGAAGCCAATCGTCGGGCGTTGCATGCCGGTGGTCGGGTGGTCTACTTGCATGCTTCTGTCGAGCAGCAAGTGGGTCGTACGGCCCGTGATCGCAATCGACCCTTGTTGCGTACCGCCGATCCAGCCAAGACCCTGCGGGATCTCTTGGCGATCCGCGATCCGCTTTATCGGGAAATCGCCGACCTGGTGATTGAAACCGATGAGCGGCCGCCGCGAATGGTGGTGCTCGACATTCTCGAGCGCTTGCAGCAGCTACCGCCCCGTTAA
- the aroB gene encoding 3-dehydroquinate synthase: MQTLKVDLGERSYPIHIGEGLLDQPELLVPHIRGRQVAIISNETVAPLYLERLTRSLAQFSVISVVLPDGEAFKTWETLQLIFDGLLTARHDRRTTVIALGGGVIGDMAGFAAACYQRGVDFIQVPTTLLSQVDSSVGGKTGINHPLGKNMVGAFYQPNVVLIDTATLNTLPARELSAGLAEVIKYGLICDEPFLTWLEENVDRLRALDQVALTYAIERSCAAKAAVVGADEKETGVRATLNLGHTFGHAIETHMGYGVWLHGEAVAAGTVMALEMSARLGWISEQERDRGIRLFQRAGLPVIPPEEMTEADFLEHMAIDKKVIDGRLRLVLLRHMGEAVVTDDYPKEILQATLGADYRALAQLKG, encoded by the coding sequence ATGCAGACACTCAAGGTCGATCTAGGCGAGCGCAGCTACCCGATTCACATTGGCGAAGGTTTGTTGGATCAACCCGAGCTGCTGGTCCCGCATATTCGTGGTCGGCAAGTAGCGATCATCTCCAACGAGACCGTAGCACCGCTCTACCTCGAGCGTCTGACCCGCAGTCTGGCGCAGTTCTCGGTGATTTCCGTGGTGCTGCCCGATGGCGAAGCCTTCAAGACCTGGGAAACCCTGCAACTGATTTTCGACGGTCTGCTGACCGCACGGCACGACCGCCGCACCACGGTGATCGCGCTCGGTGGCGGTGTGATTGGTGACATGGCCGGCTTTGCTGCCGCCTGCTACCAGCGCGGCGTCGATTTCATCCAGGTGCCGACCACGCTGCTGTCGCAAGTCGACTCTTCGGTCGGTGGCAAGACTGGTATCAACCATCCGCTGGGCAAGAACATGGTCGGCGCGTTCTATCAGCCGAACGTGGTGCTGATCGATACCGCGACCCTCAATACCCTGCCGGCCCGCGAACTGTCCGCCGGGCTTGCCGAAGTCATCAAGTACGGGCTGATCTGCGACGAGCCGTTCCTGACCTGGCTCGAAGAAAACGTTGATCGCCTGCGCGCCCTGGATCAAGTCGCCCTGACCTACGCCATCGAGCGCTCTTGCGCGGCCAAGGCGGCGGTGGTCGGTGCCGACGAGAAAGAGACCGGCGTACGTGCCACATTGAACCTCGGTCATACGTTCGGTCACGCCATCGAAACCCATATGGGCTATGGTGTCTGGCTTCACGGTGAAGCGGTCGCTGCTGGCACCGTAATGGCGTTGGAAATGTCCGCGCGCCTGGGCTGGATCAGCGAGCAAGAGCGTGATCGTGGCATCCGCCTGTTCCAGCGTGCCGGACTGCCGGTCATTCCGCCTGAGGAAATGACCGAAGCCGATTTCCTTGAACACATGGCAATTGACAAGAAAGTGATCGACGGTCGTTTGCGCCTGGTGCTGCTGCGCCACATGGGCGAAGCGGTGGTGACCGACGATTATCCGAAAGAGATTTTACAGGCCACGCTGGGAGCGGATTACCGCGCCCTGGCTCAGCTTAAAGGTTAA
- a CDS encoding AAA family ATPase has product MTSLHADEAFLGHYQLSHDPFAPRVPGFKFFPAQRKPVLGQLHHLARYSQLLLVVTGPQGSGKTLLRQALVASTNKQSVQSVVVSARGAGDSAGILRQVAQALNVEQTEIGAILAQVVQLALTGQEVYLLVDDAEHLDESALEALMALAAGAPEGRPHVFLFGESSLIAQLEALSLEEERFHVIELQPYTEEETREYLEQRLEGAGRGIELFTADQISDIHESSDGWPGNINQVARDAMIEAMIASRSAVKRPSMGFNMPKKHVLAISAVVVVAVAAAWLMPGRSKAPTTGAPANEQAQLPLGQGSPQPGGGAPSVEFAGNSQPMPLPLVGNSQPVMRGPLAEAAGGITEGDDGVPVEGSSATPPTVTTIAPPAGIQPGPAPTPAAKPVPAPTQVATAKPAPVPVAKPAAASAPAKPAVAAKPAEKPAPAAKAAGGTWYAGQPTSNYVVQILGTSSETTAQNFVKEQGGEYRYFKKVLNGKPLYVITYGNFANRDAAVTAIKALPAKVQAGKPWPRTVASVQQELATTR; this is encoded by the coding sequence ATGACTAGTTTGCATGCCGACGAGGCTTTCCTCGGCCATTACCAGTTAAGTCATGACCCTTTTGCTCCACGGGTGCCTGGCTTCAAATTTTTCCCGGCCCAGCGCAAACCGGTGCTGGGGCAACTGCATCACCTGGCGCGTTACAGCCAGTTGCTGCTGGTGGTCACCGGTCCGCAAGGCAGTGGCAAGACCCTGTTGCGCCAGGCCCTGGTAGCCAGCACCAATAAGCAGTCGGTGCAGAGTGTTGTGGTTTCCGCTCGCGGTGCTGGCGATTCGGCGGGCATCTTGCGCCAGGTGGCTCAAGCGCTGAACGTCGAGCAAACCGAGATCGGTGCAATCCTGGCGCAGGTGGTCCAACTGGCGTTGACCGGCCAGGAAGTCTATTTGCTGGTGGATGACGCCGAGCATCTCGACGAGTCCGCGCTGGAGGCCCTGATGGCCCTGGCCGCTGGCGCACCGGAAGGTCGTCCGCACGTTTTCCTGTTTGGCGAGTCGTCGCTGATCGCTCAACTTGAGGCGCTGAGCCTTGAGGAAGAGCGTTTCCACGTCATCGAATTGCAGCCTTACACCGAAGAAGAAACCCGCGAATACCTGGAGCAACGCCTCGAAGGCGCCGGCCGGGGTATCGAACTTTTCACCGCGGATCAGATCTCTGATATTCACGAAAGCTCCGACGGTTGGCCTGGCAACATCAACCAGGTCGCCCGCGATGCAATGATCGAAGCCATGATTGCCAGCCGCTCAGCGGTGAAGCGTCCAAGTATGGGGTTCAACATGCCGAAGAAACACGTGTTGGCGATTTCCGCCGTTGTCGTGGTCGCGGTAGCCGCCGCCTGGTTGATGCCGGGCCGCAGCAAAGCACCGACCACCGGCGCACCTGCCAACGAACAGGCACAACTGCCACTGGGTCAGGGGTCGCCACAACCTGGCGGCGGTGCGCCATCCGTCGAATTCGCCGGTAACTCGCAGCCGATGCCATTGCCGCTGGTCGGCAACTCGCAACCGGTCATGCGCGGTCCGTTGGCCGAAGCGGCCGGGGGCATCACTGAGGGCGACGACGGCGTGCCGGTCGAGGGTTCCAGCGCTACACCGCCAACCGTGACCACCATCGCCCCGCCAGCGGGCATTCAGCCAGGGCCCGCACCGACGCCAGCCGCCAAACCGGTGCCTGCGCCGACCCAGGTAGCAACGGCCAAGCCTGCGCCAGTGCCTGTTGCCAAGCCTGCCGCGGCATCGGCGCCAGCCAAGCCCGCTGTAGCCGCCAAGCCTGCCGAGAAACCAGCCCCCGCTGCCAAGGCTGCTGGCGGCACGTGGTATGCCGGGCAACCGACGAGCAACTACGTGGTACAGATCCTCGGCACCAGCTCCGAAACGACTGCGCAAAACTTCGTGAAAGAACAGGGTGGCGAGTACCGTTATTTCAAGAAAGTCCTCAACGGCAAGCCGTTGTATGTCATCACCTACGGTAACTTCGCCAACCGCGATGCAGCCGTTACCGCTATCAAGGCCTTGCCAGCGAAGGTTCAGGCTGGTAAACCTTGGCCTCGCACTGTCGCCAGCGTCCAACAGGAACTGGCAACAACTCGCTGA